The following proteins come from a genomic window of Corynebacterium hansenii:
- a CDS encoding serine/threonine-protein kinase translates to MNPGNDSPDTEAAAVQQMLGTSRYRVRNVLGRGGMSTVWLADDLSAGGRQVAVKILNRELGDDDEFRQRFRNEASAARSVDSPNVVTIHSHEEPGRGADGPCYIVMEYIRGESLADVLRRRRTLPEHLALDVVEQTAHGLSAIHAGNLIHRDIKPGNILVTPEGTVKITDFGIAKAAEAVPLTRTGMVVGTAQYVSPEQAQGRQVTPATDIYSLGCVAYEMVAGRRPFLGDTTVAVAVAHINEPPPALPQTVHPHIRELIGIMLRKDPERRYADGRELAMAVHRVRQGHRPPQPAGVQPVIHRQSDAAHPATSELGALTEPGLRRGPDTRAAGMAGAAATGAGHSASRPATRSGRAPQRPPHRKKSNAGLWLTLILLLAVLAGAVWILMGQMSERGTGETSTSTRTTTQSVTPPRSEPTRTTPSTPSPTPTSEEPTSETPSIPSLPEIPGLPGLDDLPGLGGGGNQPDPGPGGNPGNGGGNQGNGAGNADVNGAPAMGGIPLPLGIAG, encoded by the coding sequence ATGAACCCCGGAAACGATTCCCCCGACACCGAGGCCGCGGCCGTCCAGCAGATGCTCGGCACCTCGCGCTACCGCGTCCGCAACGTCCTGGGCCGCGGCGGCATGTCGACGGTCTGGCTCGCCGACGACCTGTCCGCCGGCGGGCGCCAGGTCGCCGTGAAGATCCTCAACCGCGAGCTCGGCGATGACGACGAGTTCCGCCAGCGCTTCCGCAACGAAGCGTCGGCGGCGCGCAGCGTCGACAGCCCGAACGTGGTCACCATCCATTCCCACGAGGAACCCGGCCGCGGCGCGGACGGACCGTGCTACATCGTCATGGAGTACATCCGCGGCGAGTCTCTCGCGGACGTGCTGCGCCGGCGCCGCACGCTGCCCGAGCACCTCGCGCTGGACGTCGTCGAGCAGACGGCGCACGGCCTGTCGGCGATCCACGCCGGCAATCTGATCCACCGCGACATCAAGCCGGGCAACATCCTGGTGACGCCGGAGGGCACGGTGAAGATCACCGACTTCGGCATCGCCAAGGCCGCCGAAGCCGTGCCGTTGACGCGCACCGGCATGGTGGTGGGCACCGCCCAGTACGTCTCGCCGGAGCAGGCGCAGGGCCGTCAGGTCACGCCGGCGACGGACATCTACTCGCTCGGTTGCGTGGCCTACGAGATGGTCGCGGGCCGGCGCCCCTTCCTCGGCGACACGACCGTCGCCGTGGCCGTCGCCCACATCAACGAACCGCCGCCGGCGCTGCCGCAGACGGTCCACCCGCACATCCGCGAACTGATCGGCATCATGCTGCGCAAGGATCCCGAGCGCCGCTACGCGGACGGCCGTGAGCTGGCGATGGCGGTGCACCGCGTGCGCCAGGGCCACCGCCCGCCGCAGCCCGCCGGGGTGCAGCCGGTGATCCACCGGCAGTCGGATGCCGCGCATCCGGCGACGAGCGAACTCGGCGCGCTGACGGAACCCGGCCTGCGCCGCGGCCCGGACACCCGCGCAGCGGGCATGGCCGGTGCCGCCGCCACCGGGGCAGGCCATTCCGCCTCCCGCCCGGCGACCCGGTCCGGCCGCGCCCCGCAGCGCCCGCCGCATCGCAAGAAGAGCAACGCCGGCCTGTGGCTGACGTTGATCCTCCTGCTCGCGGTGCTCGCCGGCGCGGTGTGGATCCTCATGGGCCAGATGTCCGAGCGCGGCACCGGCGAAACGTCGACCAGCACGCGGACGACCACCCAATCCGTCACCCCGCCGCGGTCCGAACCGACCCGGACCACCCCGTCCACGCCCAGCCCGACCCCGACCAGCGAGGAGCCCACCAGCGAAACGCCTTCCATTCCGTCCCTGCCCGAAATCCCCGGTCTGCCGGGCCTCGACGACCTCCCCGGCCTCGGGGGCGGCGGCAACCAACCTGATCCCGGCCCCGGCGGCAATCCCGGCAACGGTGGCGGCAACCAGGGCAATGGCGCCGGAAACGCCGACGTCAACGGTGCTCCCGCAATGGGCGGGATACCTCTTCCGCTCGGAATTGCGGGATGA
- the crgA gene encoding cell division protein CrgA, with product MPKAKVNRTTNAPAGGSGVSRTPVKINTTQTPTWYKIIMFGLMAVGLLWLVVNYIAGPKIPFMVDLNAWNYVIGFGMFVLGLLMTMGWR from the coding sequence ATGCCCAAGGCAAAGGTGAATCGCACGACCAACGCGCCGGCCGGCGGCTCCGGGGTCAGCCGCACCCCGGTGAAGATCAACACCACCCAGACCCCGACGTGGTACAAGATCATCATGTTCGGCCTGATGGCCGTGGGCCTGCTGTGGCTGGTGGTCAACTACATCGCGGGCCCGAAGATCCCGTTCATGGTGGACCTCAACGCCTGGAACTACGTCATCGGCTTCGGCATGTTCGTCCTGGGCCTGCTGATGACCATGGGTTGGCGCTGA
- a CDS encoding peptidylprolyl isomerase: MKTATATVHTNHGDIVIDLFGNHAPVTVDNFVGLAEGTKEYSGQNASGTESGPFYDEAVFHRIIAGFMIQGGDPLGTGTGGPGYNFDDEIHPELQFDRPYLLAMANAGKRGGRGTNGSQFFITVVPTPHLNGNHTIFGEVADDDSRKVVDEIARVATDHWDRPLEPVVITGIDIAK; the protein is encoded by the coding sequence ATGAAAACCGCCACCGCAACCGTCCACACCAACCACGGTGACATCGTCATCGACCTGTTCGGCAACCACGCGCCCGTGACCGTCGACAACTTCGTCGGCCTCGCCGAGGGCACGAAGGAGTACTCCGGGCAGAACGCCTCCGGCACCGAGTCCGGCCCGTTCTACGACGAGGCGGTGTTCCACCGCATCATCGCCGGCTTCATGATCCAGGGCGGCGACCCGCTGGGCACCGGCACCGGTGGCCCGGGCTACAACTTCGACGACGAGATCCACCCGGAGCTCCAGTTCGACCGCCCGTACCTGCTGGCCATGGCCAATGCCGGCAAGCGCGGCGGCCGCGGCACCAACGGCTCGCAGTTCTTCATCACCGTCGTGCCGACGCCGCACCTCAACGGCAACCACACCATCTTCGGCGAGGTCGCCGACGACGATTCCCGCAAGGTCGTCGACGAGATCGCGCGCGTCGCCACCGACCACTGGGATCGCCCGCTCGAGCCGGTCGTCATCACCGGCATCGACATCGCCAAGTAA
- a CDS encoding aminodeoxychorismate/anthranilate synthase component II, with protein sequence MRILVVDNYDSFVFNLVQYLGQLGESTTVWRNDDERLADPTAVARDFDAVLLSPGPGTPADAGQTPAMVRACADARTPLLGVCLGHQAIGEVFGATVVRADELLHGKTSPVSHDGTGVLRDLPVPFTATRYHSLTIDEKTLPDELIATAHTPSGMLMAMRHRDLPIHGVQFHPESVLTQYGHRMLANWLAEAGGSYPESLLASLEEEQAGYQRAFDDVVAG encoded by the coding sequence ATGCGCATCCTCGTCGTCGACAACTATGACAGCTTCGTCTTCAATCTGGTCCAGTACCTCGGCCAGCTCGGTGAGTCGACGACCGTGTGGCGCAACGACGACGAACGGCTCGCGGACCCCACCGCCGTCGCCCGCGACTTCGACGCCGTCCTGCTGTCGCCCGGCCCCGGCACCCCCGCCGACGCCGGGCAAACCCCCGCGATGGTCCGCGCCTGCGCCGACGCGCGCACCCCGCTGCTCGGCGTGTGCCTGGGCCATCAGGCCATCGGCGAGGTCTTCGGCGCCACCGTCGTCCGCGCCGACGAGCTGCTCCACGGCAAGACCTCCCCGGTGTCCCACGACGGCACCGGCGTGCTGCGCGACCTGCCCGTCCCGTTCACGGCGACGCGGTACCACTCGCTGACCATCGACGAAAAGACGCTTCCCGACGAGCTCATCGCCACCGCGCACACCCCCTCCGGGATGCTCATGGCCATGCGGCACCGCGACCTGCCCATCCACGGGGTGCAGTTCCACCCCGAATCCGTGCTCACCCAGTACGGCCACCGCATGCTGGCGAACTGGCTGGCGGAGGCCGGCGGGTCCTACCCCGAGTCCCTGCTCGCGTCGCTCGAGGAGGAGCAGGCCGGGTACCAGCGCGCCTTCGACGACGTCGTCGCCGGCTGA
- the pknB gene encoding Stk1 family PASTA domain-containing Ser/Thr kinase, with the protein MTTGDELLSGRYRLGGLIGVGGMSDVYSANDTLLGREVAVKMMRADLARDENFLERFRREAKNAAFLNHPVIVSVFDTGETAGPMGTVPYIVMELVQGETLRDIVRREGPMDPRRAASILADVCDALDFSHQQGIIHRDVKPANIMLTNTGAVKVMDFGIARAMGDSTTMTQTAAVIGTAQYLSPEQARGKTADARSDIYSLGCVFFESLTGQPPFTGETPLSVAYQHVQDDPPLPSSLVGGLSDEEGTALDAVLLTAMAKDPSERYDTAADFAEELRRISRGEIPLAALPHLDDDEPTTAMAAAGPSTRTRTAAAAGAGAGAAATPRRSDAAPARRKAGEAAQRDDENKRARLATIAWLAVAVLLLGGVGMVSYNLFTNAGQNQSVAIPQVEGMPADQAQKMLEDAGFKVDRRDEPHPDIARGFVIGTEPSFGSGLPKGSSVVLKVSSGREITDVPDVRDKPAEEARKLLEEAGLQVDPSLREQASPDIKRGHVIDQSPAAGSQVSKGTRVTLTVSSGPETRTVPDVAGQDLESARTTLESAGFVVQVVEVDSPEPEGRVLEVPQAGERLPTGTAIEVRVSRGNQVRMPDLQGRKFGEAERMLRDAGFTGTINRREVTTLDPTRVDTVNGQRPARDGVVGKGGTVELEVFVLGVSNPPEDDGGLPVPRLPGN; encoded by the coding sequence ATGACCACCGGCGACGAACTCCTCTCCGGCCGCTACCGGCTCGGCGGGCTCATCGGCGTCGGCGGCATGTCCGACGTCTACTCCGCCAACGACACGTTGCTCGGCCGCGAGGTCGCGGTGAAGATGATGCGGGCGGACCTCGCGCGCGACGAGAACTTCCTCGAACGCTTCCGCCGCGAGGCCAAGAACGCGGCGTTCCTCAATCACCCGGTCATCGTCTCCGTCTTCGACACCGGCGAGACCGCCGGCCCGATGGGCACGGTGCCGTACATCGTCATGGAGCTGGTGCAGGGCGAGACCCTGCGCGACATCGTGCGACGCGAGGGCCCGATGGATCCGCGGCGGGCGGCGTCGATCCTCGCGGACGTGTGCGACGCCCTGGATTTCTCGCACCAGCAGGGCATCATCCACCGCGACGTGAAGCCGGCGAACATCATGCTGACCAACACCGGCGCGGTGAAGGTCATGGACTTCGGCATCGCCCGCGCGATGGGCGATTCGACGACCATGACGCAGACCGCGGCGGTGATTGGCACGGCGCAGTACCTGTCGCCGGAGCAGGCGCGCGGCAAGACCGCCGATGCGCGCTCGGACATCTACAGCCTCGGCTGCGTGTTCTTCGAGTCGCTGACCGGCCAGCCGCCGTTCACGGGCGAAACGCCCCTGTCGGTGGCGTACCAGCATGTCCAGGACGATCCCCCGTTGCCGTCGAGCCTGGTCGGCGGGCTTTCCGACGAAGAAGGCACGGCGCTGGACGCGGTATTGCTCACGGCGATGGCCAAGGATCCCTCGGAGCGGTACGACACGGCGGCGGATTTCGCCGAGGAGCTGCGCCGCATCAGCCGTGGCGAGATCCCGCTGGCCGCGCTGCCGCATCTGGACGACGACGAACCCACGACGGCGATGGCCGCCGCCGGTCCGTCGACCAGGACGCGCACCGCCGCCGCGGCCGGTGCCGGAGCGGGCGCCGCCGCCACTCCGCGGCGATCGGATGCCGCACCGGCCCGTCGCAAAGCGGGCGAGGCCGCCCAGCGCGACGACGAGAACAAGCGGGCGCGGCTGGCCACCATCGCGTGGCTGGCCGTCGCGGTGCTGCTGCTCGGCGGGGTGGGCATGGTGTCCTACAACCTCTTCACCAATGCGGGGCAGAACCAGTCCGTGGCCATCCCGCAGGTCGAGGGGATGCCCGCCGACCAGGCGCAGAAGATGCTCGAGGACGCCGGTTTCAAGGTCGACCGCCGGGATGAGCCGCACCCGGACATCGCGCGCGGGTTCGTGATCGGCACCGAGCCGTCGTTCGGGTCGGGGCTGCCCAAGGGGTCGTCGGTGGTGCTGAAGGTGTCGTCGGGCCGCGAGATCACCGACGTCCCGGACGTGCGCGACAAGCCCGCCGAGGAAGCGCGGAAGCTCCTGGAGGAGGCCGGCCTGCAGGTCGACCCGTCGCTGCGCGAGCAGGCGTCGCCCGACATCAAGCGCGGGCACGTCATCGACCAATCGCCGGCCGCGGGCTCGCAGGTGTCCAAGGGCACGCGCGTGACTCTGACGGTGTCCTCCGGCCCGGAGACCCGGACGGTGCCCGACGTCGCGGGCCAGGATCTGGAGTCGGCGCGCACGACGCTGGAATCCGCCGGCTTCGTGGTCCAGGTCGTCGAAGTCGACTCGCCCGAGCCGGAGGGCCGCGTCCTCGAGGTGCCGCAGGCCGGCGAGCGCCTGCCCACCGGCACCGCCATCGAGGTCCGCGTGTCGCGCGGCAACCAGGTGCGCATGCCGGACCTGCAGGGCCGCAAGTTCGGGGAGGCCGAACGGATGCTTCGCGACGCCGGGTTCACCGGCACGATCAACCGCCGCGAGGTCACGACCCTCGACCCGACGCGGGTCGACACCGTCAACGGGCAGCGCCCGGCCCGCGATGGCGTGGTGGGCAAGGGCGGAACCGTCGAACTGGAGGTCTTCGTCCTGGGCGTGAGCAACCCGCCCGAGGACGACGGCGGGCTGCCCGTCCCGAGATTGCCCGGGAATTGA
- a CDS encoding DUF3566 domain-containing protein, protein MADTQLLVRRISPWTTMRVTAAISVIGFLAWMLAVGLLYLLFEAMGFRDRFNDLLGGDAALGVGMIFGVAAGVGLLWAVLVTALATLGTVVYNACSDLVGGVTVTLDDVE, encoded by the coding sequence ATGGCCGACACGCAACTTCTGGTCCGGCGGATCAGCCCGTGGACCACGATGCGGGTCACCGCGGCGATCAGCGTCATCGGGTTCCTGGCGTGGATGCTCGCGGTCGGGCTGCTCTACCTGCTGTTCGAGGCGATGGGCTTCCGCGACCGCTTCAACGACCTGCTCGGCGGCGATGCGGCCCTCGGCGTCGGAATGATCTTCGGCGTCGCGGCCGGCGTGGGTCTGCTGTGGGCGGTGCTGGTCACCGCGCTGGCGACCCTCGGCACGGTGGTCTACAACGCCTGCTCCGACTTGGTCGGCGGCGTGACGGTGACCCTCGACGACGTTGAATAG